The following is a genomic window from Bacillus sp. FJAT-52991.
CATGAAACGTGAAATGATCAAAGGGAGATATGTCTACTATGCTCAACTTGTACTAGAAGGCGTTCCACCGCCATCTTATCATTCCAATGGATTAAAACAACAAGTAGGAGTGGGGCGTGTGGGTATTGATATTGGAACATCTACCGTTGCCGTTAGTTCAAAAAAAGAAACGATTTTAGCCATTTTAGCTCCAAATGTTGTTGATTATGAAAGAAAAATCTATCTGATTCAAAGGAAAATGGATAGAAGCAAACGAGCTATGAATCCTCACAAATTCAATGTCAACGGCACCATTAAAAAAGGAAATAAAGAAAAATGGGTGTTCTCTAAGCGGTATGGAAAACTAAGAAATGAATACCGAGAACTACATCGCAAGAACAGAATGATTCGGCAGCAAGATCATGAAACCATGTCCAATCAACTATTAGCTTTGGGTGACACCTTTTTCGTGGAAACCATGTCGTTTAAAGGATTGCAAAAAAGAAGTAAAAAAACAGAAAAGAATGGCGAAGGAACATTCAAAAGAAAGAAAAGATTCGGAAGGACCCTTTCAAATCGTGCGCCGTCCATGTTTTTAAGTTGTTTGGAAAGAAAGTTAGCATACCATGGTTTGGAATTAAAAAAAGTAAATACAGCGAAAGTGAAAGCTAGTCAATACAATCATTTCGATCACACATACACGAAAAAGCCTCTGACTAAGAGGTGGAATGATTTTGGTGGTATGAAAGTACAACGCGATTTATATTCAGCCTTTCTATTAATGAATATGGTTGATGATAAGAAATTAGAAAAAATAGACAGAGAGAGATGTATAAAAGAATTTGATCTGTTTTTAGAAAATCACAAAAAAACAATGAGTGAGCTGCAAAAACAACCCCACACTTTTAAAAGTATGGGATTGAAATAAGTTAAACAACGAACGGTTTAGGCATGAGCCGATGCGAACGTTAAGGATGGCAATGGTCGTCTTGTTCGTAAAAATCTTGCAGAAACGAGATCATGTTTCTATGTTGTACCCAACCAGCAACATCGGTTGATGGGAGAGTAGTTAAGAAATCTCACGTATTCAAGAACCCCACGGATTTATTCGTGGGAGTGTCAGCTGGAGGGAATACTGGGGGAGAAGATATTCATCAACCTATCTTGAAAAAATTGGTGAAGCTTTAAAACTTGGCACTATAGTTGCTGCAATTTGTGGTGCAACTGAGGGACTGGCGAATATTGGATACCTAGACTCTAGAAAGCATACAAGTAATAACTTAGAGTATACTAAAATGGTCTGTCCTAATTATAAAGGAGAAAAATTTTATGAGATGGGACCTGTAGTGTCTGATGAGAATTTGGTTACTGCATCAGGAATAGCTCCTCTAGAATTTGCGATGGAAGTACTGAAAATCTTAGATGTATTTGCACCAGATACATTGCATTCATGGTATAACCTACATAAGACTCAAAAACCTGAATACTTCTTCCAGTTAATGAATTCAATCAATAGATGAGCCAAAAAATCAATAACTCTATATGGGTGCGTGGATTGAAATATCGTTGGATCGATGATACGAAGGTTCGAAAAGAACGGGATATGTGGCTGCAGCAGTCGAAGCAGCTGGAGTGGTTTGAATAAACGAGTGTAGATGGATATGGATCACATATATGAAATAAATAAAACCGCTAACTCATTCAATAAATTCATTGAAAGAATGAGCGGTTTTATATTTTAATTTTTTATCCCGCATTAACGGGCTGTAAGACCCCCACCTCAACATGGCAGAATAAGTGCAGGCATGTAGGTGGGGATCAACAGCCCGTAAACGCCCGATCCGTTCAACTACAATCAGTGGGGGATGGAGCAAACCCCCACTGATTGAAGTTTCACTTTATTGATAATTAAGAGGGATTTCTTGTTCTGCCGCCTTTTCTTTATCAAAATTGTAAACCAGCATTTCTTGTCTTTTATTAAACAAGGCTGTTAATGGACAATAACGCAGAATGCCTTCACCTATTTTCATTCCACCTAACATGGCCATTACCAGATAGGAATTTCTCCAGGGATGATTAATGAGCTTTGAAGTGCTCCAGGCAAAAATGGTAAAACCGAGAGTGATCCGAATTAATGCGTTAATGATTCCGATATTTGATGTGGTTCTCATTTGGCTCGCTCCTTTAAAGAGATGTCATCATAGCGTTATAATCTCCATTCGCTTGCATCTTATGCATCTTAATCCCGAAGGAGTTAAACTGGCTCTTCTTTTTCCCTTCGTCCGTAATTTGGTGCTATACTAAAAGAAACATTTTGAACGGGTGAAAGGGTAATTGAAAATGACAGTTAAAGAGGATTTTTTTGTTCGCAAGAAACGTGAACAGGGTGTTTCTTTAAATCAAATGCAGCGACAAGCGGTGCTTCAAACAGAAGGGCCGTTATTGTTATTGGCCTCTCCAGGGTCAGGGAAAACGACGACGATGATTATGCGGATCGGTTATTTAATTGAGGAAAAGGGTGTAGCTCCAACGCGGATTAAAGCGATTACGTTCAGTCGGGCAGCGGCTCATGATATGAAATTGCGTTTTGAGCGTTTTTTTCCTGATCTTCCAGCTGTTGATTTTTCTACGATTCATGGTCTAGCTTTTGAAGTCGTGCGGGAGCATTTTCGTGAGACGAGAACACCGTATCAAATTATTGAAGGGGATAAAAGTCCATTACATAAAAAGATCATCCTACGAAATTTATTCAAGTCGATTGTCGGCGAGCATATTACCGAAGATCAAATGGACGAACTGACGACGTATATTAGTTTTATTAAAAACAAGATGATTCCTGAAGACAAGTGGTCAACCGTCAAAGTGGATGTTCCAGAAGCAGAGCGGATTTTTCGCGAGTACGAGGCCTATAAGAAAACAGGCACACACCAATTATTGCTTGATTATGATGATATGCTGACGATTGCCAATCAAGTATTTGAAAAGGACCGCGAGCTTCTTAATCGGTACCAACGTCGATATGATTATGTGTTGACAGACGAGAGTCAAGATACGTCGATGGTGCAGCATGCGATGATTGAAAAACTCGTCCAACAACATAAAAACCTTTGCGTTGTCGCAGACGATGATCAAGCGATTTATAGTTGGCGAGGAGCAGAACCTTCCTACTTACTGAACTTTAAGAAAGTCTATCCGAATGCTGTCACATTGTTTATGGAACAGAATTATCGGTCGTCTCAGGAGATTGTGAATGTAGCCAATCAATTTATTAAGCGCAACAAATATCGCTACGATAAAAATATGTTTACGAACAACCCTTCCATTGAACCAATTAAAGTGAAGAGTTTAGCAGATTACAAATACCAAGCGAAATATTTAGTGCAAGAAATTAAGAACATCAAACGTCTTTCAGAAGTTGCCATTTTATATCGCAATCATTCCTCCTCGATTATGTTAATGAATGAGTTTGATAGAGTAGGGATTCCTTTTTATATGAAGGATGCGGACAATCGTTTCTTCTCTCATTGGGTGGTGCAAGATATTCTAAATTTCATGAGAATGACGTTTACCGATAAACGCCCTGATATCCTCGAGAAAATTCATTTGAAATTTAACGGATATATTAGTAAACAGCAAATGGCTGCATTGAAGCAAATTCATAACAACGAATCGGTTTTTGATAACTTATTGAATCATGTACAGCTACAAGACTATCAAGTGAAACAATTAAAAGCATGCAAAGAAACCTTCCTGCAAATGAAAGGAATGCCGCCGTTGCATGCAATCCATGTGATCCGAGACCGGTTAGGTTATGAAAAAGCACTGGAAAAGACATGTGAAAAACTAGGCTTTCGAAAGGAATATTTATTTGGTATTTTGAACACGCTTGAAGAAATTGCGGATACATTAAAAACAATGGAGGAATTTGCAGGCCGACTTAAGCATTTAGAATCCGTTCTAAAAACGGCTAAAACAAGAAAAGGGCAAAATGCCGTTACCTTTTCGACGTTTCATAGTGCGAAGGGGCT
Proteins encoded in this region:
- a CDS encoding transposase produces the protein MAKSSYVLTLRLKTEPFQEDTLDKRFEISRKMYNACVNELYKRYRTMQQSKKYQKVQKMKKGKERNVLFAELNTQFGLTEYSIHAFLTPMNQRFSTNIDSQAGQKLGTRAFQAFKKVMLGEAKKVYFKRYGEMTSVEGKSNKTGIRFVENRLVWKGLSIPVIIRHRDVYAHLALQDRVKYVRMKREMIKGRYVYYAQLVLEGVPPPSYHSNGLKQQVGVGRVGIDIGTSTVAVSSKKETILAILAPNVVDYERKIYLIQRKMDRSKRAMNPHKFNVNGTIKKGNKEKWVFSKRYGKLRNEYRELHRKNRMIRQQDHETMSNQLLALGDTFFVETMSFKGLQKRSKKTEKNGEGTFKRKKRFGRTLSNRAPSMFLSCLERKLAYHGLELKKVNTAKVKASQYNHFDHTYTKKPLTKRWNDFGGMKVQRDLYSAFLLMNMVDDKKLEKIDRERCIKEFDLFLENHKKTMSELQKQPHTFKSMGLK
- a CDS encoding DUF2892 domain-containing protein, with amino-acid sequence MRTTSNIGIINALIRITLGFTIFAWSTSKLINHPWRNSYLVMAMLGGMKIGEGILRYCPLTALFNKRQEMLVYNFDKEKAAEQEIPLNYQ
- a CDS encoding ATP-dependent helicase; translation: MTVKEDFFVRKKREQGVSLNQMQRQAVLQTEGPLLLLASPGSGKTTTMIMRIGYLIEEKGVAPTRIKAITFSRAAAHDMKLRFERFFPDLPAVDFSTIHGLAFEVVREHFRETRTPYQIIEGDKSPLHKKIILRNLFKSIVGEHITEDQMDELTTYISFIKNKMIPEDKWSTVKVDVPEAERIFREYEAYKKTGTHQLLLDYDDMLTIANQVFEKDRELLNRYQRRYDYVLTDESQDTSMVQHAMIEKLVQQHKNLCVVADDDQAIYSWRGAEPSYLLNFKKVYPNAVTLFMEQNYRSSQEIVNVANQFIKRNKYRYDKNMFTNNPSIEPIKVKSLADYKYQAKYLVQEIKNIKRLSEVAILYRNHSSSIMLMNEFDRVGIPFYMKDADNRFFSHWVVQDILNFMRMTFTDKRPDILEKIHLKFNGYISKQQMAALKQIHNNESVFDNLLNHVQLQDYQVKQLKACKETFLQMKGMPPLHAIHVIRDRLGYEKALEKTCEKLGFRKEYLFGILNTLEEIADTLKTMEEFAGRLKHLESVLKTAKTRKGQNAVTFSTFHSAKGLEFERVYMIDLVEGVIPSSDDDKRGAEEKMEEATRLFYVGMTRAKRHLELIHYQVRDGKMTTESRFVTAVNHIVNPPEEKASKETLSYSPNTIQSNRDLAVGKRVKHRVFGNGEITQLTEEMIEIRFQEGIKKLAVRTCLDMGLLEKI